NNNNNNNNNNNNNNNNNNNNNNNNNNNNNNNNNNNNNNNNNNNNNNNNNNNNNNNNNNNNNNNNNNNNNNNNNNNNNNNNNNNNNNNNNNNNNNNNNNNNNNNNNNNNNNNNNNNNNNNNNNNNNNNNNNNNNNNNNNNNNNNNNNNNNNNNNNNNNNNNNNNNNNNNNNNNNNNNNNNNNNNNNNNNNNNNNNNNNNNNNNNNNNNNNNNNNNNNNNNNNNNNNNNNNNNNNNNNNNNNNNNNNNNNNNNNNNNNNNNNNNNNNNNNNNNNNNNNNNNNNNNNNNNNNNNNNNNNNNNNNNNNNNNNNNNNNNNNNNNNNNNNNNNNNNNNNNNNNNNNNNNNNNNNNNNNNNNNNNNNNNNNNNNNNNNNNNNNNNNNNNNNNNNNNNNNNNNNNNNNNNNNNNNNNNNNNNNNNNNNNNNNNNNNNNNNNNNNNNNNNNNNNNNNNNNNNNNNNNNNNNNNNNNNNNNNNNNNNNNNNNNNNNNNNNNNNNNNNNNNNNNNNNNNNNNNNNNNNNNNNNNNNNNNNNNNNNNNNNNNNNNNNNNNNNNNNNNNNNNNNNNNNNNNNNNNNNNNNNNNNNNNNNNNNNNNNNNNNNNNNNNNNNNNNNNNNNNNNNNNNNNNNNNNNNNNNNNNNNNNNNNNNNNNNNNNNNNNNNNNNNNNNNNNNNNNNNNNNNNNNNNNNNNNNNNNNNNNNNNNNNNNNNNNNNNNNNNNNNNNNNNNNNNNNNNNNNNNNNNNNNNNNNNNNNNNNNNNNNNNNNNNNNNNNNNNNNNNNNNNNNNNNNNNNNNNNNNNNNNNNNNNNNNNNNNNNNNNNNNNNNNNNNNNNNNNNNNNNNNNNNNNNNNNNNNNNNNNNNNNNNNNNNNNNNNNNNNNNNNNNNNNNNNNNNNNNNNNNNNNNNNNNNNNNNNNNNNNNNNNNNNNNNNNNNNNNNNNNNNNNNNNNNNNNNNNNNNNNNNNNNNNNNNNNNNNNNNNNNNNNNNNNNNNNNNNNNNNNNNNNNNNNNNNNNNNNNNNNNNNNNNNNNNNNNNNNNNNNNNNNNNNNNNNNNNNNNNNNNNNNNNNNNNNNNNNNNNNNNNNNNNNNNNNNNNNNNNNNNNNNNNNNNNNNNNNNNNNNNNNNNNNNNNNNNNNNNNNNNNNNNNNNNNNNNNNNNNNNNNNNNNNNNNNNNNNNNNNNNNNNNNNNNNNNNNNNNNNNNNNNNNNNNNNNNNNNNNNNNNNNNNNNNNNNNNNNNNNNNNNNNNNNNNNNNNNNNNNNNNNNNNNNNNNNNNNNNNNNNNNNNNNNNNNNNNNNNNNNNNNNNNNNNNNNNNNNNNNNNNNNNNNNNNNNNNNNNNNNNNNNNNNNNNNNNNNNNNNNNNNNNNNNNNNNNNNNNNNNNNNNNNNNNNNNNNNNNNNNNNNNNNNNNNNNNNNNNNNNNNNNNNNNNNNNNNNNNNNNNNNNNNNNNNNNNNNNNNNNNNNNNNNNNNNNNNNNNNNNNNNNNNNNNNNNNNNNNNNNNNNNNNNNNNNNNNNNNNNNNNNNNNNNNNNNNNNNNNNNNNNNNNNNNNNNNNNNNNNNNNNNNNNNNNNNNNNNNNNNNNNNNNNNNNNNNNNNNNNNNNNNNNNNNNNNNNNNNNNNNNNNNNNNNNNNNNNNNNNNNNNNNNNNNNNNNNNNNNNNNNNNNNNNNNNNNNNNNNNNNNNNNNNNNNNNNNNNNNNNNNNNNNNNNNNNNNNNNNNNNNNNNNNNNNNNNNNNNNNNNNNNNNNNNNNNNNNNNNNNNNNNNNNNNNNNNNNNGGACCTTCAATGTCCAGCTCTGGACCTTCAACGTCCACCTTGGGGCCTTTGATGTCGATGTCCGGCAAGCTCACGTCCCCTTCGATTTTTGGTGCAGACAGATCGACGTCCACCCCCCCTTTGACCTTGGGACCTTTCAGGTTGAGGTCCAGGTCCGGCATGGAGATGTTGGGAGCTTTGATGTTCATTTCGGGCATTTTAAATTTGGGGCCTTTGATTTTCCCTTTCGGACCTTCCACGTTGAGTTCCGGAGCTTCCACGTCCACCTTGGGTCCTTTCAGGTCCACCTGGGGCAAGGACACGTCCACGTCTCCCTTCACCTTGGGGCCTTTGAGGTTCAGGTCGATGTCGGGCATGGAGATCTTGGGGGCTTTGATGTTCATCTCGGGCATCTTGAACTTGGGGCCTTTGATCTTCCCCTCAGGACCTTCAATGTCCAGCTCTGGACCTTCAATGTCCACCTTGGGGCCGGACACGTCCAGTTCTGCTGTCGGCAGGTTCACGTCCACCTCTGGCCCCTCCCCTTTAAACCCAGAAACACCAAATTTGGGCATTTTAAACTTGGGCATTTTGATTTTCCCCTCCGGGCTGTGAATGTCCACCTCAGGGGCCTCGATGTTGACCTTGGGGCCCTTGATGTCCACCTCAGGACCTTTCAGTTCCCCTTCCAGCTTGGGGGTGGACAGGTCAAACTCCCCTTTCATTTTGTGTCCCTTCAGGTTCAGCTCCACGTCCGGCATCGAGACTTTGGGTGAAGAAATGTtcagaaaaggcattttgaatTTGGAGCCCTTGGATTTTCCCTGGATGTCCAAATCCGGAGCCTGCACCTCAACTTTGGGGCCGGACACTTCAACCTCAGGTTTTTTAATCTTCACATCCACCTCAGGGCTTTGAACTTTTGGGCCAGAAAAGCCAAACTTGGGGAGTTTAAACCTGgattttttagcttttccttCAAGGTCAACTTTTGGCCCCTCCAGCTCAAGCTCTGGCCCCTTGATGTCCAGTTTGGGGCCTTTCAGCTCACCCTCGACCTTGGGAAGAGAAGCATCGAGGTCACCTTTCAGTTTGGGACCTTTCAGGTTGAGGTCAATGTCGGGCATGGAGATCTTGGGGACGTTGAACTGCAGCTCCGGCTTCTTGAACTTGGGACCCTTCAGTTTCCCATCGGGGCCTTCGATGTCCAGGTCGGGGACGGAAACGTCGACCTTGGGACCTGAAATGTTGACCTCAGCCTCCGGAAGGTTCAGGTCCACCTCGGGGCCTTCAACTTTGGGCCCAGAGAATCCAAATTTGGGCATCTTGAATTTGggcattttaattttcccttccGGGCCATGGATGTCGACGTCGGGTGCCTCAATGTCCACTTTGGGGCCTTTGATGTCCAGTTCAGGACCCTTCAGGTCACCCTCCAGCTTNNNNNNNNNNNNNNNNNNNNNNNNNNNNNNNNNNNNNNNNNNNNNNNNNNNNNNNNNNNNNNNNNNNNNNNNNNNNNNNNNNNNNNNNNNNNNNNNNNNNNNNNNNNNNNNNNNNNNNNNNNNNNNNNNNNNNNNNNNNNNNNNNNNNNNNNNNNNNNNNNNNNNNNNNNNNNNNNNNNNNNNNNNNNNNNNNNNNNNNNNNNNNNNNNNNNNNNNNNNNNNNNNNNNNNNNNNNNNNNNNNNNNNNNNNNNNNNNNNNNNNNNNNNNNNNNNNNNNNNNNNNNNNNNNNNNNNNNNNNNNNNNNNNNNNNNNNNNNNNNNNNNNNNNNNNNNNNNNNNNNNNNNNNNNNNNNNNNNNNNNNNNNNNNNNNNNNNNNNNNNNNNNNNNNNNNNNNNNNNNNNNNNNNNNNNNNNNNNNNNNNNNNNNNNNNNNNNNNNNNNNNNNNNNNNNNNNNNNNNNNNNNNNNNNNNNNNNNNNNNNNNNNNNNNNNNNNNNNNNNNNNNNNNNNNNNNNNNNNNNNNNNNNNNNNNNNNNNNNNNNNNNNNNNNNNNNNNNNNNNNNNNNNNNNNNNNNNNNNNNNNNNNNNNNNNNNNNNNNNNNNNNNNNNNNNNNNNNNNNNNNNNNNNNNNNNNNNNNNNNNNNNNNNNNNNNNNNNNNNNNNNNNNNNNNNNNNNNNNNNNNNNNNNNNNNNNNNNNNNNNNNNNNNNNNNNNNNNNNNNNNNNNNNNNNNNNNNNNNNNNNNNNNNNNNNNNNNNNNNNNNNNNNNNNNNNNNNNNNNNNNNNNNNNNNNNNNNNNNNNNNNNNNNNNNNNNNNNNNNNNNNNNNNNNNNNNNNNNNNNNNNNNNNNNNNNNNNNNNNNNNNNNNNNNNNNNNNNNNNNNNNNNNNNNNNNNNNNNNNNNNNNNNNNNNNNNNNNNNNNNNNNNNNNNNNNNNNNNNNNNNNNNNNNNNNNNNNNNNNNNNNNNNNNNNNNNNNNNNNNNNNNNNNNNNNNNNNNNNNNNNNNNNNNNNNNNNNNNNNNNNNNNNNNNNNNNNNNNNNNNNNNNNNNNNNNNNNNNNNNNNNNNNNNNNNNNNNNNNNNNNNNNNNNNNNNNNNNNNNNNNNNNNNNNNNNNNNNNNNNNNNNNNNNNNNNNNNNNNNNNNNNNNNNNNNNNNNNNNNNNNNNNNNNNNNNNNNNNNNNNNNNNNNNNNNNNNNNNNNNNNNNNNNNNNNNNNNNNNNNNNNNNNNNNNNNNNNNNNNNNNNNNNNNNNNNNNNNNNNNNNNNNNNNNNNNNNNNNNNNNNNNNNNNNNNNNNNNNNNNNNNNNNNNNNNNNNNNNNNNNNNNNNNNNNNNNNNNNNNNNNNNNNNNNNNNNNNNNNNNNNNNNNNNNNNNNNNNNNNNNNNNNNNNNNNNNNNNNNNNNNNNNNNNNNNNNNNNNNNNNNNNNNNNNNNNNNNNNNNNNNNNNNNNNNNNNNNNNNNNNNNNNNNNNNNNNNNNNNNNNNNNNNNNNNNNNNNNNNNNNNNNNNNNNNNNNNNNNNNNNNNNNNNNNNNNNNNNNNNNNNNNNNNNNNNNNNNNNNNNNNNNNNNNNNNNNNNNNNNNNNNNNNNNNNNNNNNNNNNNNNNNNNNNNNNNNNNNNNNNNNNNNNNNNNNNNNNNNNNNNNNNNNNNNNNNNNNNNNNNNNNNNNNNNNNNNNNNNNNNNNNNNNNNNNNNNNNNNNNNNNNNNNNNNNNNNNNNNNNNNNNNNNNNNNNNNNNNNNNNNNNNNNNNNNNNNNNNNNNNNNNNNNNNNNNNNNNNNNNNNNNNNNNNNNNNNNNNNNNNNNNNNNNNNNNNNNNNNNNNNNNNNNNNNNNNNNNNNNNNNNNNNNNNNNNNNNNNNNNNNNNNNNNNNNNNNNNNNNNNNNNNNNNNNNNNNNNNNNNNNNNNNNNNNNNNNNNNNNNNNNNNNNNNNNNNNNNNNNNNNNNNNNNNNNNNNNNNNNNNNNNNNNNNNNNNNNNNNNNNNNNNNNNNNNNNNNNNNNNNNNNNNNNNNNNNNNNNNNNNNNNNNNNNNNNNNNNNNNNNNNNNNNNNNNNNNNNNNNNNNNNNNNNNNNNNNNNNNNNNNNNNNNNNNNNNNNNNNNNNNNNNNNNNNNNNNNNNNNNNNNNNNNNNNNNNNNNNNNNNNNNNNNNNNNNNNNNNNNNNNNNNNNNTTCAGTTTTGCCTCAGGACACTCCAGCTCAACGTCAGGAAGGTCGACATCGACTTTGGGGCCTTTGATGTCCACTTCAGGACCCTTCAGGTCACCTTCCAGCTTGGGGACAGAAACATTGACGTCCCCTTTCAATTTGGGGCCTTTGAGGTTGAGATCGAAGTCGGGCATGGAGATTTTGGGGGCCTTGATGTTCATCTCGGGCATCTTGAACTTGGGGCCTTTGATCTTCCCCTCGGGACATTCCAGCTCCACATCAGGAACTTCTACGTCCACTTTTGGTCCTTTCAGTGACACCTCCGGCCCTTTCAGGTCCCCTTCGagcttgggcagggacacatcgACGTCTCCCTTCACTTTGGGGCCTTTCAGGTTCAGATCGAAATCGGGCATGGAGATCTTGGGGGCCTTGATGTTCATCTCGGGCATCTTGAACTTGGGACCTTTGATCTTCCCCTCCGGGAGGTCAATGTCCACCTCAGGTGCTTTGATGTCCAGTTTGGGACCTTTGATGTCCACGTCAGGGCCCTTCAGGTCACCTTCCAGCTTGGGGGTGGAAATGTCCACATCCCCCTTCAGTTTTGGGCCTCTGAGGTTCAGGTCGATGTCGGGCATGGAGATCTTGGGGGTTTTGAAGTGCATCTCGGGCATCTTGAACTTGGGGCCCTTCAGCTTCGCTTCGGGGCACTCCAGGTCAACATCGGGGAGGTCCACGTTGACTTTGGGGCCTTTGATATCGACGTCTGGGGCCTTAAAATCTCCCTCGATTTTCGGGACGGCCACGTCCACGTCTCCCTTCACTTTGGGGCCTTTCAGGTTCAGATCAAAGTCGGGCATGGAGATCTTGGGGGCCTTGATGTTCATCTCGGGCATCTTGAACTTGGGGCCTTTGATCTTCCCCTCGGGGCCCTCCAGTTCGATGTCGGGGACGTCCACGTCCACTTTGGGTCCTTTCAACTCCAGATCCGGCACTTTCACGTCACCTTCTACTCTTGGGGCAGACACAGCCACGTCTCCCTTCAGTTTGGGACCTTTCAGGTTCAGGTCGACATCAGGCAGAGAAAATTTCGGCGCCTTGATGTTCATCTCTGGCATCTTGATTTTGGGTCCCTTCCACTTTCCCTCAGGACCTTCAACGTCCACGTCAGGAACGTCCACATCCACCTTCGGACCTTTAATGTTCACATCCGGACATTTCAGGTCGCCCTCCAACTTGGGGACGGAGACGTCCACGCCCCCCTTGACCTTGGGACCTTTGAGGTTCAGGTCAATGTCGGGCATGGAGATCTTGGGGGCTTTGATGTTCATCTCGGGCATCTTGAACTTGGGNNNNNNNNNNNNNNNNNNNNNNNNNNNNNNNNNNNNNNNNNNNNNNNNNNNNNNNNNNNNNNNNNNNNNNNNNNNNNNNNNNNNNNNNNNNNNNNNNNNNNNNNNNNNNNNNNNNNNNNNNNNNNNNNNNNNNNNNNNNNNNNNNNNNNNNNNNNNNNNNNNNNNNNNNNNNNNNNNNNNNNNNNNNNNNNNNNNNNNNNNNNNNNNNNNNNNNNNNNNNNNNNNNNNNNNNNNNNNNNNNNNNNNNNNNNNNNNNNNNNNNNNNNNNNNNNNNNNNNNNNNNNNNNNNNNNNNNNNNNNNNNNNNNNNNNNNNNNNNNNNNNNNNNNNNNNNNNNNNNNNNNNNNNNNNNNNNNNNNNNNNNNNNNNNNNNNNNNNNNNNNNNNNNNNNNNNNNNNNNNNNNNNNNNNNNNNNNNNNNNNNNNNNNNNNNNNNNNNNNNNNNNNNNNNNNNNNNNNNNNNNNNNNNNNNNNNNNNNNNNNNNNNNNNNNNNNNNNNNNNNNNNNNNNNNNNNNNNNNNNNNNNNNNNNNNNNNNNNNNNNNNNNNNNNNNNNNNNNNNNNNNNNNNNNNNNNNNNNNNNNNNNNNNNNNNNNNNNNNNNNNNNNNNNNNNNNNNNNNNNNNNNNNNNNNNNNNNNNNNNNNNNNNNNNNNNNNNNNNNNNNNNNNNNNNNNNNNNNNNNNNNNNNNNNNNNNNNNNNNNNNNNNNNNNNNNNNNNNNNNNNNNNNNNNNNNNNNNNNNNNNNNNNNNNNNNNNNNNNNNNNNNNNNNNNNNNNNNNNNNNNNNNNNNNNNNNNNNNNNNNNNNNNNNNNNNNNNNNNNNNNNNNNNNNNNNNNNNNNNNNNNNNNNNNNNNNNNNNNNNNNNNNNNNNNNNNNNNNNNNNNNNNNNNNNNNNNNNNNNNNNNNNNNNNNNNNNNNNNNNNNNNNNNNNNNNNNNNNNNNNNNNNNNNNNNNNNNNNNNNNNNNNNNNNNNNNNNNNNNNNNNNNNNNNNNNNNNNNNNNNNNNNNNNNNNNNNNNNNNNNNNNNNNNNNNNNNNNNNNNNNNNNNNNNNNNNNNNNNNNNNNNNNNNNNNNNNNNNNNNNNNNNNNNNNNNNNNNNNNNNNNNNNNNNNNNNNNNNNNNNNNNNNNNNNNNNNNNNNNNNNNNNNNNNNNNNNNNNNNNNNNNNNNNNNNNNNNNNNNNNNNNNNNNNNNNNNNNNNNNNNNNNNNNNNNNNNNNNNNNNNNNNNNNNNNNNNNNNNNNNNNNNNNNNNNNNNNNNNNNNNNNNNNNNNNNNNNNNNNNNNNNNNNNNNNNNNNNNNNNNNNNNNNNNNNNNNNNNNNNNNNNNNNNNNNNNNNNNNNNNNNNNNNNNNNNNNNNNNNNNNNNNNNNNNNNNNNNNNNNNNNNNNNNNNNNNNNNNNNNNNNNNNNNNNNNNNNNNNNNNNNNNNNNNNNNNNNNNNNNNNNNNNNNNNNNNNNNNNNNNNNNNNNNNNNNNNNNNNNNNNNNNNNNNNNNNNNNNNNNNNNNNNNNNNNNNNNNNNNNNNNNNNNNNNNNNNNNNNNNNNNNNNNNNNNNNNNNNNNNNNNNNNNNNNNNNNNNNNNNNNNNNNNNNNNNNNNNNNNNNNNNNNNNNNNNNNNNNNNNNNNNNNNNNNNNNNNNNNNNNNNNNNNNNNNNNNNNNNNNNNNNNNNNNNNNNNNNNNNNNNNNNNNNNNNNNNNNNNNNNNNNNNNNNNNNNNNNNNNNNNNNNNNNNNNNNNNNNNNNNNNNNNNNNNNNNNNNNNNNNNNNNNNNNNNNNNNNNNNNNNNNNNNNNNNNNNNNNNNNNNNNNNNNNNNNNNNNNNNNNNNNNNNNNNNNNNNNNNNNNNNNNNNNNNNNNNNNNNNNNNNNNNNNNNNNNNNNNNNNNNNNNNNNNNNNNNNNNNNNNNNNNNNNNNNNNNNNNNNNNNNNNNNNNNNNNNNNNNNNNNNNNNNNNNNNNNNNNNNNNNNNNNNNNNNNNNNNNNNNNNNNNNNNNNNNNNNNNNNNNNNNNNNNNNNNNNNNNNNNNNNNNNNNNNNNNNNNNNNNNNNNNNNNNNNNNNNNNNNNNNNNNNNNNNNNNNNNNNNNNNNNNNNNNNNNNNNNNNNNNNNNNNNNNNNNNNNNNNNNNNNNNNNNNNNNNNNNNNNNNNNNNNNNNNNNNNNNNNNNNNNNNNNNNNNNNNNNNNNNNNNNNNNNNNNNNNNNNNNNNNNNNNNNNNNNNNNNNNNNNNNNNNNNNNNNNNNNNNNNNNNNNNNNNNNNNNNNNNNNNNNNNNNNNNNNNNNNNNNNNNNNNNNNNNNNNNNNNNNNNNNNNNNNNNNNNNNNNNNNNNNNNNNNNNNNNNNNNNNNNNNNNNNNNNNNNNNNNNNNNNNNNNNNNNNNNNNNNNNNNNNNNNNNNNNNNNNNNNNNNNNNNNNNNNNNNNNNNNNNNNNNNNNNNNNNNNNNNNNNNNNNNNNNNNNNNNNNNNNNNNNNNNNNNNNNNNNNNNNNNNNNNNNNNNNNNNNNNNNNNNNNNNNNNNNNNNNNNNNNNNNNNNNNNNNNNNNNNNNNNNNNNNNNNNNNNNNNNNNNNNNNNNNNNNNNNNNNNNNNNNNNNNNNNNNNNNNNNNNNNNNNNNNNNNNNNNNNNNNNNNNNNNNNNNNNNNNNNNNNNNNNNNNNNNNNNNNNNNNNNNNNNNNNNNNNNNNNNNNNNNNNNNNNNNNNNNNNNNNNNNNNNNNNNNNNNNNNNNNNNNNNNNNNNNNNNNNNNNNNNNNNNNNNNNNNNNNNNNNNNNNNNNNNNNNNNNNNNNNNNNNNNNNNNNNNNNNNNNNNNNNNNNNNNNNNNNNNNNNNNNNNNNNNNNNNNNNNNNNNNNNNNNNNNNNNNNNNNNNNNNNNNNNNNNNNNNNNNNNNNNNNNNNNNNNNNNNNNNNNNNNNNNNNNNNNNNNNNNNNNNNNNNNNNNNNNNNNNNNNNNNNNNNNNNNNNNNNNNNNNNNNNNNNNNNNNNNNNNNNNNNNNNNNNNNNNNNNNNNNNNNNNNNNNNNNNNNNNNNNNNNNNNNNNNNNNNNNNNNNNNNNNNNNNNNNNNNNNNNNNNNNNNNNNNNNNNNNNNNNNNNNNNNNNNNNNNNNNNNNNNNNNNNNNNNNNNNNNNNNNNNNNNNNNNNNNNNNNNNNNNNNNNNNNNNNNNNNNNNNNNNNNNNNNNNNNNNNNNNNNNNNNNNNNNNNNNNNNNNNNNNNNNNNNNNNNNNNNNNNNNNNNNNNNNNNNNNNNNNNNNNNNNNNNNNNNNNNNNNNNNNNNNNNNNNNNNNNNNNNNNNNNNATGTCCACCCCCGCTTTGGGAAGGGTCACGTCCACGCTGGGGGTTTCTCCTTTCACCCCAAATTTGGGCATTTTCAGCTTGGGGAACTTCAGCTTCCCCTCGGGTCCTTGGAGCTCCAAATCCGGCGCTTCCACCTCGACTTTGGGGCCTTTGATGTCCAGTCCTGGGGTCTTCAGCTCCCCTTCCAGTTTTGGGGCAGAAACATCCAGATTTCCCTTCACTCCCGGCCCTTTGAGGTCGACATCGGGCACGGAGATCTGGGGGGTCTTGATGCTCATCTCGGGCATCTTCACCGCGGGGCCTTTGATGTCCACTCCAGGCACCTCCACCCCAATTTGGGGCCCTTTGAGGTCCAGTTGGGGCCCCCTCAATTCACCGCCCATGGTCGGCACGGACACGTCCACTCCTCCTTTCAAGCCCTTCACGCCAACGTCCATCTCCACGCCCTTCAGGCCACCCCCTGGACAGGCCACTGCCACCTCGGGACCCTTCACGTCCACCTGGAGCCCCTTGGGGCCGAGTCCCTTCAGGTCCCCTTCCACCCTGGGGCCCCTCAGGTTCAGGTTCACGTCCGACAGCGAAATTTGGGGCGTTTCCACCTTTTTGAAGGTGGGGCCTTTCCATTCTCCTTCCAGGGCCACCTCGGGGACGGCCACCCCCTTGGGGACCTCCGCGGCGGCGCCGTCGCCCTGGACGGTGAATTCGGGGAAGGTCACGTGCGGGATTTGGATTTTCCCCTTGGCGCCGTCCGGGGCCGGGAGCTCCACGCCGGCGACGTCCGGCGGAGCCTCGGTGGCGCCTTTGACCGCCACGTCCACCCGCGGCACCGGGGACGAGCGGGTGACGTCCACCTGCGGGGCCGGAGCTTCTCCGCCAGCCTGGAACCcgaatttggggatttttaacGCCGGGATTTTGATTTTCCCCACGTCCGGCGGCGGCGAGGAGCCCGCGAGCTCTCCCGGCGCACACGGAGCGTGGAATCGCCCGTCCGGCTCTCCGAACTGTCCGTTGGCCTCGATCCGGGGAGACCCCGGGAAGGCACCGGAGCCCTTCCAGCCCgggagggattttccagttTCTCCAGCAGGAATTTGGCTCTGGGGCTCCGTCCGCAGGTGAAGCCCCTCGGGAGTCACCCCGAGCTCCGGCGTGGGGACGCAGACGTTGAATTCGGGGCTCCCGGTGACGCCGAGGTCGCCGTCGTGGCTGGTGACGTCCACGGTGTAGGCGGTGACCTTGCGGGTGACGGTGATGGTTCTGCTCTGCGTCCCCCCGGCCTCGGCGTCCGGCCCCTCCTCGGACCGGAGCCGCGGTTTGATTTTGGTGGTGTAGATGCGCTGGTACTCCTCGTCATCGCCGCTCTGCGGGCAGGAGACGGCAACGGTGAGAGACGGGACGCTGCTTCCTCCCCGTCCTCATCATCATTCTCATCTTCatctcatcctcatcttcatctcATCCTCatctcatcctcatcatcctcatctcatcctcatcttcatctcATCCTCATCTGATCCTCATCATCATCTCATCCTCAtctcatcttcatcttcatctcaTCCTCATCATTTCATCCTCCCCACAtctccctcctcatcctccccgTCCTCATCATCATCTCATCCTCATCTCATCTNNNNNNNNNNNNNNNNNNNNNNNNNNNNNNNNNNNNNNNNNNNNNNNNNNNNNNNNNNNNNNNNNNNNNNNNNNNNNNNNNNNNNNNNNNNNNNNNNNNNNNNNNNNNNNNNNNNNNNNNNNNNNNNNNNNNNNNNNNNNNNNNNNNNNNNNNNNNNNNNNNNNNNNNNNNNNNNNNNNNNNNNNNNNNNNNNNNNNNNNNNNNNNNNNNNNNNNNNNNNNNNNNNNNNNNNNNNNNNNNNNNNNNNNNNNNNNNNNNNNNNNNNNNNNNNNNNNNNNNNNNNNNNNNNNNNNNNNNNNNNNNNNNNNNNNNNNNNNNNNNNNNNNNNNNNNNNNNNNNNNNNNNNNNNNNNNNNNNNNNNNNNNNNNNNNNNNNNNNNNNNNNNNNNNNNNNNNNNNNNNNNNNNNNNNNNNNNNNNNNNNNNNNNNNNNNNNNNNNNNNNNNNNNNNNNNNNNNNNNNNNNNNNNNNNNNNNNNNNNNNNNNNNNNNNNNNNNNNNNNNNNNNNNNNNNNNNNNNNNNNNNNNNNNNNNNNNNNNNNNNNNNNNNNNNNNNNNNNNNNNNNNNNNNNNNNNNNNNNNNNNNNNNNNNNNNNNNNNNNNNNNNNNNNNNNNNNNNNNNNNNNNNNNNNNNNNNNNNNNNNNNNNNNNNNNNNNNNNNNNNNNNNNNNNNNNNNNNNNNNNNNNNNNNNNNNNNNNNNNNNNNNNNNNNNNNNNNNNNNNNNNNNNNNNNNNNNNNNNNNNNNNNNNNNNNNNNNNNNNNNNNNNNNNNNNNNNNNNNNNNNNNNNNNNNNNNNNNNNNNNNNNNNNNNNNNNNNNNNNNNNNNNNNNNNNNNNNNNNNNNNNNNNNNNNNNNNNNNNNNNNNNNNNNNNNNNNNNNNNNNNNNNNNNNNNNNNNNNNNNNNNNNNNNNNNNNNNNNNNNNNNNNNNNNNNNNNNNNNNNNNNNNNNNNNNNNNNNNNNNNNNNNNNNNNNNNNNNNNNNNNNNNNNNNNNNNNNNNNNNNNNNNNNNNNNNNNNNNNNNNNNNNNNNNNNNNNNNNNNNNNNNNNNNNNNNNNNNNNNNNNNNNNNNNNNNNNNNNNNNNNNNNNNNNNNNNNNNNNNNNNNNNNNNNNNNNNNNNNNNNNNNNNNNNNNNNNNNNNNNNNNNNNNNNNNNNNNNNNNNNNNNNNNNNNNNNNNNNNNNNNNNNNNNNNNNNNNNNNNNNNNNNNNNNNNNNNNNNNNNNNNNNNNNNNNNNNNNNNNNNNNNNNNNNNNNNNNNNNNNNNNNNNNNNNNNNNNNNNNNNNNNNNNNNNNNNNNNNNNNNNNNNNNNNNNNNNNNNNNNNNNNNNNNNNNNNNNNNNNNNNNNNNNNNNNNNNNNNNNNNNNNNNNNNNNNNNNNNNNNNNNNNNNNNNNNNNNNNNNNNNNNNNNNNNNNNNNNNNNNNNNNNNNNNNNNNNNNNNNNNNNNNNNNNNNNNNNNNNNNNNNNNNNNNNNNNNNNNNNNNNNNNNNNNNNNNNNNNNNNNNNNNNNNNNNNNNNNNNNNNNNNNNNNNNNNNNNNNNNNNNNNNNNNNNNNNNNNNNNNNNNNNNNNNNNNNNNNNNNNNNNNNNNNNNNNNNNNNNNNNNNNNNNNNNNNNNNNNNNNNNNNNNNNNNNNNNNNNNNNNNNNNNNNNNNNNNNNNNNNNNNNNNNNNNNNNNNNNNNNNNNNNNNNNNNNNNNNNNNNNNNNNNNNNNNNNNNNNNNNNNNNNNNNNNNNNNNNNNNNNNNNNNNNNNNNNNNNNNNNNNNNNNNNNNNNNNNNNNNNNNNNNNNNNNNNNNNNNNNNNNNNNNNNNNNNNNNNNNNNNNNNNNNNNNNNNNNNNNNNNNNNNNNNNNNNNNNNNNNNNNNNNNNNNNNNNNNNNNNNNNNNNNNNNNNNNNNNNNNNNNNNNNNNNNNNNNNNNNNNNNNNNNNNNNNNNNNNNNNNNNNNNNNNNNNNNNNNNNNNNNNNNNNNNNNNNNNNNNNNNNNNNNNNNNNNNNNNNNNNNNNNNNNNNNNNNNNNNNNNNNNNNNNNNNNNNNNNNNNNNNNNNNNNNNNNNNNNNNNNNNNNNNNNNNNNNNNNNN
This region of Parus major isolate Abel unplaced genomic scaffold, Parus_major1.1 Scaffold507, whole genome shotgun sequence genomic DNA includes:
- the LOC107199223 gene encoding neuroblast differentiation-associated protein AHNAK, coding for MDVGVKGLKGGVDVSVPTMGGELRGPQLDLKGPQIGVEVPGVDIKGPAVKMPEMSIKTPQISVPDVDLKGPGVKGNLDVSAPKLEGELKTPGLDIKGPKVEVEAPDLELQGPEGKLKFPKLKMPKFGVKGETPSVDVTLPKAGFKMPEMNIKAPKISMPDIDLNLKGPKVKGGVDVSVPKLEGDLKCPDVNIKGPKVDVDVPDVDVEGPEGKWKGPKIKMPEMNIKAPKFSLPDVDLNLKGPKLKGDVAVSAPRVEGDVKVPDLELKGPKVDVDVPDIELEGPEGKIKGPKFKMPEMNIKAPKISMPDFDLNLKGPKVKGDVDVAVPKIEGDFKAPDVDIKGPKVNVDLPDVDLECPEAKLKGPKFKMPEMHFKTPKISMPDIDLNLRGPKLKGDVDISTPKLEGDLKGPDVDIKGPKLDIKAPEVDIDLPEGKIKGPKFKMPEMNIKAPKISMPDFDLNLKGPKVKGDVDVSLPKLEGDLKGPEVSLKGPKVDVEVPDVELECPEGKIKGPKFKMPEMNIKAPKISMPDFDLNLKGPKLKGDVNVSVPKLEGDLKGPEVDIKGPKVDVDLPDVELECPEALEGDLKGPELDIKGPKVDIEAPDVDIHGPEGKIKMPKFKMPKFGFSGPKVEGPEVDLNLPEAEVNISGPKVDVSVPDLDIEGPDGKLKGPKFKKPELQFNVPKISMPDIDLNLKGPKLKGDLDASLPKVEGELKGPKLDIKGPELELEGPKVDLEGKAKKSRFKLPKFGFSGPKVQSPEVDVKIKKPEVEVSGPKVEVQAPDLDIQGKSKGSKFKMPFLNISSPKVSMPDVELNLKGHKMKGEFDLSTPKLEGELKGPEVDIKGPKVNIEAPEVDIHSPEGKIKMPKFKMPKFGVSGFKGEGPEVDVNLPTAELDVSGPKVDIEGPELDIEGPEGKIKGPKFKMPEMNIKAPKISMPDIDLNLKGPKVKGDVDVSLPQVDLKGPKVDVEAPELNVEGPKGKIKGPKFKMPEMNIKAPNISMPDLDLNLKGPKVKGGVDVDLSAPKIEGDVSLPDIDIKGPKVDVEGPELDIEGPEGKIKGPKFKMPEMHIKAPKISMPDVDFNLKGPKVKGDIDVSVPKLEGNLQCPDVDLKGPRVDIQAPDVTLEGPKVKMPEVHLKTPQISMPDIDLNLKGLKVKGDADLQGPKLEGGLKGPEVEIKGPKVDIECPAVNVDGPEGKVKLPKMKMPKFGFKGEGPDVDVNLPKAEVDLSGPKVDLGLPEVNVEGLEGKVKGPKLKMPEMHVNVPKISMPEIDLNLKGHKTKGGFDISTPKVEGHLKAPEVDLKGPEFGVKAPEVDVECPDLSIEGPEANVKVPKFKKSKFGFGMKSPKAEVDLPEGELNVESPEVHLSGKGKKSKFKMPKIHMSGPKVKGKKGAFDVNAAGAELDAELNVTGPDVTVRGDAAVKSPKGKKPMFGKISFPDVEFDLKSHKFRGEASAGVPKVEGELEVKGPSLNVDVEGPDVNLKSPKFKLPGVQVGAGDVKVGGDLKGPGVDVAVPSLAAPDVDIGVKGPKVKGEVGAQLEGPEGKLGWPKGGKMGLGLEMPDVSSDVDVKLKGPQISGPELEGNLQGPKLKGDLDISGSVEGPGVTLDAPGLDLGGLGGKVKLPTVKSPTLEVKGGVPCSVQSPGATLDLKGPSLDVSGPDLDVNLKGPKLKGDVGVKSPQASADDAGFEILGGTIKLPSLKLPQFSISSPSMDGGDAGVTLEGPQVKAGLKGSGLGLEGPEVELKGPKFSAPDVDLRRKGPNVDVAGDIKGSKVGVEAPHGGLGVHLEAPALEVSGSGLNVNVKGPKVKGAAEVTPPSVSAGSGTFHASCPKVGAEGGQVKVSFPKLRMPKFVFSEPEAKGREVGVDVDFPGADAAEPEPDEAEARLKKSKLKMPKFNFSKQKGRGTGGTPGSPEASGSMSGSKGDLKSSKVSLGSAEGELEAEAPAAKGKFSLFRGKKPRPRSSSFSDDHSAEPDAARQPKSKFGTFGGIGSKAKGCYEVTAGAEDGGRAPGSPKSRLSSSSSCEGVARGGVRVPGLELAVAKGKE